The following proteins are co-located in the Podarcis raffonei isolate rPodRaf1 chromosome 5, rPodRaf1.pri, whole genome shotgun sequence genome:
- the C5H10orf88 gene encoding ATPase PAAT has protein sequence MASGSSLAAVAGLAKAPAAGGPFAPAGRLSAACSWECRADLAGVLRLVLEGEADACEPLGPPLNGENVVVLEGRLHNDNVAPCLLYLHCDPHGSEEITGLGIVSEARNMEVYVGDEYCGTGRGAKVFTGQHSSKNDQVSLYRKSLKLECSAASCKIKLLSIPEKQRVLISKIIVQVKPVCVNPVPDIAALGSGIDLGKVQTIVESMGSKLSPGAQQLLDMVVFQQKNGLPFGGKLQNVFGKNGFGFENNHTIDGLKKVVDIGRLDHLPNGPSLPRAHAAAGMAIEELKRHADMNKQIPNAENVCETPGLQAPQPSAVLSQNDFKGLISSFLQEQGSENPNAHNSMLLLPLLQTACGQVNRLRVDERNKHCENRSASEEDGIQTFGLEQQPVFLHMEKVIARNMELMEKRLMDHIDLRMQKLQEHLDHKVAALFDLVQNSNNVSKEHDSEECSDGKR, from the exons ATGGCGAGCGGCAGCAGCCTGGCGGCGGTAGCTGGCCTCGCAAAAGCTCCTGCCGCTGGAGGCCCCTTCGCGCCCGCCGGCCGCCTGTCGGCCGCCTGCTCCTGGGAGTGCCGGGCGGACCTGGCGGGAGTCCTGCGCCTCGTCCTGGAGGGGGAAGCCGACGCCTGCGAGCCCCTGGGACCCCCGCTGAACGG TGAGAATGTTGTGGTTCTTGAAGGACGATTACACAATGACAACGTCGCTCCATGCTTACTGTACTTGCACTGTGACCCCCACGGTTCAGAAGAAATTACTGGTCTTGGCATTGTCAGTGAGGCCCGGAACATGGAAGTCTACGTTGGTGACGAGTACTGTGGAACTGGCAGAGGAGCGAAAGTCTTTACTGGCCAACATAGCAG caAAAATGACCAGGTTTCATTATACCGAAAGTCACTTAAATTGGAGTGCTCCGCAGCCTCTTGTAAGATTAAG CTGCTGTCCATCCCTGAAAAACAAAGGGTCCTCATCAGTAAAATCATAGTGCAAGTCAAGCCAGTCTGTGTGAACCCTGTGCCAGACATTGCTGCGCTAGGATCAGGAATAGACTTGGGCAAAGTGCAAACAATAGTGGAATCTATGGGATCCAAATTATCACCTGGGGCTCAGCAACTCCTGGATATGGTTGTATTTCAACAGAAG AATGGTCTTCCATTTGGAGGCAAGTTACAAAATGTCTTTGGGAAAAACGGATTTGGGTTTGAAAACAATCATACCATTGATGGATTGAAAAAGGTAGTTGATATTGGAAGATTAGACCACTTGCCCAATGGGCCATCTCTTCCAAGAGCTCACGCAGCAGCTGGAATGGCTATAGAAGAATTAAAGAGGCATGCCGATATGAACAAACAGATTCCTAATGCAGAAAATGTATGTGAGACTCCAGGACTTCAGGCTCCACAGCCCAGCGCTGTACTTTCTCAGAATGACTTCAAAGGTTTAATCTCATCCTTTTTGCAAGAGCAAGGAAGTGAAAACCCAAACGCACACAACTCCATGCTGCTGCTTCCACTCCTTCAAACGGCATGCGGTCAAGTAAATCGGTTACGAGTAGATGAAAGGAAtaagcactgtgagaacagatccGCATCTGAGGAGGATGGGATTCAGACTTTTGG CTTGGAACAGCAGCCTGTTTTTCTGCACATGGAAAAGGTCATCGCCAGAAACATGGAACTGATGGAGAAGAGATTGATGGACCACATTGATCTGCGTATGCAGAAACTTCAGGAACATCTAGATCATAAAGTTGCTGCGCTGTTTGATTTGGTTCAGAATTCCAATAATGTTTCAAAAGAACATGATTCTGAAGAATGCTCAGATGGGAAGAGGTAA